A region of the Cannabis sativa cultivar Pink pepper isolate KNU-18-1 chromosome 3, ASM2916894v1, whole genome shotgun sequence genome:
TTTTAACATGTCTCTaataatattatgaaaattgcTAAAAAATACTACTAGTATTTAGTACTTTCCTCAGTATCATACTTCTATACttctattagtgtaattaagtattaaattttatatattataaaaaaataatttttaaaaaatatcgtaAACACCACCGTAAAAAATAATGGGCATCCAATAACAAAGCTCTTAGCAATTAGCATATATAACCATTACTGCTTCTTCTTTAGTGTTGTCATTTGTGGTGAGGTATAGTAAAAGGAAAAGGTGTTTAATATTCTTACGTACCATAGTAATACTGACATATGTGTCTATTTATGATCTAATATCTAGATCTAGCTTTTGTCACGTatattccaaataaaatatatgccAATTTAACTTTTGCttgtaatataattataatatatatacgtgggaattgagatattttaactATTAATTGGTGAGTGAGTGGTGCCATATCAACAccaaccatatatatatatatttatatgattagATATGAATACGTTACTTcattatataatacatataatctcaaatgtatatatacattatgTTATAGAATATGAAGCTTCCATATGGACGTTCTCCAAcagcttttatatatatattgttttgaaATGAATGTATAGGAAAATTGGTTCACATGTAATCTAATTAATTGCCACCAacaaatatatcatatatatataacaacatGCGTATATATCTTAATCTTACTACTACCCTACCATGTAAAAACGAATAAGTCttgtttatataaaatataataaattaattaataaatattaattcttttgtttttgtatttgtgTAATTAGTGGTTACAActcatatatacatgtatataaaatatatatgttgctTCTCAATCTTATTAAAGACGATGTTCATGTAGTACCTTATAATTAGTTATCCATTCCCCATCTCTatctctatataaatatatatttgatatttgTATATAGATGAAGAAGATCAGAAGAAGTAGGTGTATTGATCAttgtattaataatattatattatcaaaatataaaaagtgGCTACCACATCACATAACATAGGGATGGGGTGCTCCCTTTATAGATtacttatataaattatattattactttATCTATAGGACTACACATTGATTTAACTTGTTTtgaccataatttttttttttttttttttcattttggatgttttttaactagttagaaaataaatatatcatatatataaataaaataacatgttttcaaaaaaaaaaaataaaataaaataacaagaatataatataaaaacacataaaacaaactgtaatttatgtaaataaaattttaaaaactgtaaaaatatttgaaattccGTATAATCGTACTTttgtaaattttgtattgtttttgtgtatttttgaaataatcccAAACAGATATCGTTATGTGAGAAGATTGTTGATAAAAACACGAAAAGAGAGAGGGGAACGGCCCAATGTATGGGCCTTATGAAACTGAAGCTCATTATGGGCCGGCTGGCCTGTAAGAAAATTGTTGATAAAAACACGAACCAAAAGAGAGAGGGGAACTTCCCAATGTATGGGCCTTAAGAAACTGAAGATCATTATGGGCTAAGCGGCCCCAATAGCGAGTAACCAAATACGACGTCGTTCTACAAtgagattagaaaaataaaaaaacgaaaagagagagagagagagaggggacaGGGGAGTGATCTGCTCCGACGGTGTTGACGAGTTTAAAACGCAGATCTCAATGATCTCAAATCCAACGGTGAGGATTCGTCTTCCGAATCATCAGAGAAAATatcaaaacaaacaaatataCCTTTACTTTctctattctctctctctctctctctctctctctctctctctcttcgtttCTCTTCCACAGAAAATTTCAACGCCGGCCGGTgctggaggtggtggtggtggcgtAGCTTGCGTCTCCTCAGATCTGAATCCTCTCTCTCCTGATCTATCTGGTAACGCCTCATACTTCCTTCAtcttcaatttttatgttttccATTTCCTTCGaatgaattaattaatcaatttgaGTGTTTTTTATATGTTAGAGcaagttatatatatttgaaatcgCCATGGCTGCTCCGCCTGCAAGAGCTCGAGCTGATTACGATTATCTCATAAAACTTCTCCTGATCGGCGACAGCGgtaccatttttatttttctttttaatttcagTTAAAATCTATTAATTTGGGGCTAAATGTTATTGTATTTATCtgatttgatgttgtttttTATGGACTGTAATGTAATTGTAAATTAGTTTCGATTGATTATAAAAtgtttctttaatttgttaaacTTTGAACTATTTATGGAAACTGTATGAATCTAGTCGTCATCATCATGCAACTACCTTAGTGACATTGTTTGTTGAAATGGTATTATTATTGGGATAATGCTGGTTTAGTTTGATTTGATGGgacttttttcagtttttttattattattgttgaaaTCTATTAATTTGGGGCTAAATGTAATTGTATTAGATTTCAtttgatttgatgttgtttttTAAGGACTGTAATGTAATGGTATAGTTTATTACTCATTGGATGTTACATTTAACTGTAATTGTAAATTAGTTTCGATTGATCATAAAATGCTCTTCAATTTATGAACCAAGCCTTGCTTTTGTTGAACTTTGAAACTATTTATGGAAACTGTATGTCTCtagtcatcatcatcatcatgcaACTACCTGAGTCACATTGTTTGTTCAAATGGTATTATTTTTGGGATATGTTGGTTTAGTTTGATTTGATGGGACTTTTTTCTAAACTATTTTGATGAGATGAGACAAGAGTCACTATACATGTTTGTTGTGGGTTCTGAATCAGTTTATTTTGTTGTGTTGTGCTTTACCTGTCTTCGGGATGGGGTGGTAACATTGCAGGTGTGGGTAAGAGTTGCCTTCTTCTGCGTTTCTCTGATGGGTCCTTCACAACCAGCTTTATTACAACCATTGGGTAGGGTGttttaatatttgtaattttgtagTCCTTTTCCTCTCTCCTTTtccttatttttctttaaattaaaTTCAGTTTTCACTAATATGGACTTTATTTTATAACAGCATTGATTTCAAGATAAGGACCATTGAGCTTGATGGAAAACGTATCAAATTGCAAATCTGGGATACTGCTGGTCAGGAACGGTTTCGAACTATTACAACTGGTTAGTATCTAACTCGTTGAATATGTGAGAGCTTCATAGTTTTTCATTAGCTGTATACTCCGGTTGTTAAGTGAAATATGTGACCTACTGGTCTTAGAAATCTAAAGATAAATAGGCTTTCTCATCAATTGAATAAGAAGAACACTAATGTGAATTGGCGTTTTGTTCAAACAATATCAAAGTGAATATTTGATTATAGTGACCTACCGGTCTTAGAACTCTAGAGATTAATAGTCTTTCTCTTCAATTGAAATTGAATAAAAGGAAAACCAATGTGAGTTGATGTTTTGTTcaaacaatatcaaaattaagatttgattatagtgttgtaagGAAAAGATAATAATTGGGGGataaatctttttttattgATCTATTTATTCATTGTGACGAATTTATCAAAATCTATCCTTCTGTCAATTTATAAGTTGGATGTTTCCTCAAGAATTTCTCGCCCTTTTTTTGCAGCTTATTACCGTGGAGCCATGGGTATTTTGCTCGTGTATGACGTCACTGATGAGTCATCTTTCAACAGTAATATACTATTTCATGCTTTTATCATTTGTCAGATCTGctgtttttttataaaaatgtgTGACAACTGGCTATTGTTTCATGGTATTACAACTACTTGCAACAGTAAGCAGTGTGTTTTGCTGTGCCGTTGTATCTAATCCGATTTCTTCCTGTTTTTAGACATCAGGAATTGGATTCGTAATATCGAACAACATGCTTCTGACAATGTTAATAAGATTCTTGTGGGCAACAAAGCTGATATGGATGAAAGCAAAAGGGTTTGCTCTCCTCTCGCATTATCTATACATTATGTTATATGGCGGTGATTGTGAATGTTGTCTTGATTCATACCCTTTTTTCAGGCTGTCCCCACTTCTAAGGGCCAAGCCCTTGCTGATGAATATGGCATTAAATTTTTCGAGACTGTAAGTAGTTACCTTTTTTCTACAGACGGTTCCACCGTCTATCAAATTTTTACACTTCATTACAAATGCTGAAACGTACCCGTTTGTTGCAGAGTGCTAAAACAAATTTAAACGTGGAGGAGGTTTTCTTTTCAATAGCTAGGGATATCAAGCAAAGACTTGCCGATACCGACTCGAGGGCCGAGGTATGTGCAATCGGAATgcttttcatttttcaaattaaaccaTGTATTAGTTGCTAGACTTAGATACTGTTATTGAATGGTTGCAGCCACAGACAATCAAAATTAACCAACCGGATCAGGCAGGGGGTTCTGCCCAAGCCGCACAAAAATCATCTTGTTGCGGGTCTTAAGAGGCCAAGGAAATCGCGATTCGAAATGGTTAACTTTTCAAAAGCAACCATCTCCATGATCCATCCTTTGGCTGGAAAAAAGGAAAAACCTGATTTTGGTACCAACTATGTCACTGGCGATTGTATTGCTTTTCTCTATGtcataattctaaagttagttTGGGTGTGAAAGGTAGACCAAGTATTTTCTTACcaaattaattacatattattagttcattttcttttcaacttttttattatattattattgttaatctTTATTGAGCTTGGAAAAAGAGTATATATAAAAACCATTTCTTTTATGGTATATGATGAGTTGGGTGTGTTTAATGTATCTCAACTCTGATTTCAAAgtcttttttagtttttatatttttctcgaTCAAACCTAGAATtatctttttgttttataaatgAGATACTAATGTGGCAAAATTGTTTATTTGTATAAAAGCTTAAGTATaaacaatatgaaaaataaacacATCTTGTTAAATATACAATGAAAGTTTAATGATAAATTCTGTGAAGACATCAAAGTTCAACTTTGAACTCTGAATAGCAAAAGTATTTCTAAATTATCAAAGGCATTACAAATGtgcctttttttttattgtcgaattatgtttattttttgaagTAATGAGATGTAGTCACATACCAAAATTACCAACAAAACTAACTGAAGCCTTGAGTTGAATATTCTTGTTATTGAAAAGAAAGTGATTCATGATAAGCTTGTTGTTTTGTTGAGTACATTGAAGGGTTTTATAAGGCCAATGGATTGTGTTATAGAGCTACTGATGGCTAGGTCGGTTATCGCTCGTAGGTGGGTGAAGTCTCCAATTGTGATGCTCGTTTCGATATTTCGAATGCTAGAGATGATTTTGGTGTAGTGTTGCGGGATTCTTTTGCTAGTGTTCGTTTTGGCTATGCTTATGGTAGATTCGGATTATCTCAATGTTATCAATGCTCTAAAAACTTATTTGGTTGATTGCTCATATTTAGATTGCATTATtagagatattttagcttattgTTTATGTTCAAGTGATTTTTGTTTTGCTTATTGTCTTAGAATTACTAATAGTGTTGTTCACTTCTTGGCAAAactatttctttttttgaatgattattttgttttgtaGTCGAGCTATGGTTATATTAGCTGTATTAATGCTTTTTTGCAGATCGATTCttattaattaatgatattgttttaacattattttttctttcactGGGAATACTCACGaggttttaataaaattagttttcgttttaaaaaaattaatttattaaagttaaatatttaaatattaattttgtgtatattaatatatattttaaaaaattatcgttagacaactatatatatatattcaaccttaaaaaattcttgttattattaatttataattttttttttttgagtattttaaaatttaaaggaTTAAACATAGCTCCTTAATCAAGTCCTGTGGGCTGATTGTCTCGCCAAGTTTTGTGGCACTTTAAGGAAAGTGGCTCCCTCTGTGGTTACTAGTTTAGTTTAAGTTCTTAATAAAGTCActtaattatcaaaaaaaaaaaaagcataactccttaatgaatttttaattatattatttgagAGATTTACCATTATGTATTTTGTttgatttgcttattaatagaaattttaattttttcttttaaaaaagaaaatcctTTAAACCTTGTATCACCATATTgctaaattattatttgtttattcaTTGTTAAAATTatagataaataattattaatagaaaaataagaTTAACTAAACTTATGTCTATGTTGATAAGGTTATAAATGGATAacaaaatacataataataataataaacaaaatttgtatgttcaaacaataattaaataaataataataataaacaaaatttgtTGTGAGAATATTGTCTTGCCATCTTATTATCCAAAGTAACCCAACAATGAGTAAGAATGTCAATATTAACAACATAACTAAATAAATAGAGTAATTTAGagtgtaaatatttaaatatatagaataatttatattgtaaatacttaaatttaatttaataataatacttcatttatattttgtaactTTTTTAGGTAAGTTATTATCCACATAttgatatattaaaataatttttaaattaaaattaaatttttttttaatagtgtgAACCAATCAAAAATAATCATCAATTTAAACGACAAcaattaaacataaatatttatttaacaactacaataaaatatgattatttatataacaaatttctcaaataaacatataagatCCAAATTGTTATTCAAGattaaaatgaattattattagattgctaaataaataaattaaataattcagtaatgattatgaattaatttatgtaattattattttctaataaactCAATCATCATATTATTGATAGGGTTCAATTTCAATTCACATGCTTTTTTTTCCTCATTCTATTCCACAAACAATATTTCAACGACCGGCCGGTGGTGGTTGTCGTGGCGGTGACGGTGTCGTCTCCTTAGATCTGAATCCTCTATTTCCTCATCTATCTGGTAACGCCTCAAACTCTTTCCTCTTCAATTTACAATTTtccatttttctttgatttgaacGAATCAATTAATTTTCAGTGTTGTTTATGGTAGGACGACTCACCTATTTCGCATCGCCATGGCTGCTCCTCCCGCTAGAGCTAGAGCCGATTACGATTATCTCATAAAGCTTCTCCTTATCGGCGACAGCggtaccaattttttttttggtttcagTTTATTAAATTTGGGGTTAAAATTTATTGTATTCAATTGAATTAGAtttgatgtatttttttaaggaaTGTAATGTAGTGTTAGAGATTATTACTCATTGGATGATATGCTAATGCTCAATGATATGCTAATACTCATTGGATTATTACTCTTCAATTTATGAACCAATCCTTGCTTTTGTCTTGATAAAACTTTGAACTTTTTCAACTGACTGAGTCACAATGTTTGTTGAAAATGGTATTATTTGGATAATTTTGGTGTTGTTTGATGGTACTTTTCACTTTTCTTATAACCTAATGTGTATACAATCAGCCCCAGAATGAGATGAGATATGAAGTACCATACATGTTTGTTGTGGGTTCTGAATCAGCtctgttttgttttgttgtgtTGTGTTGTTATCTACATTGGGGATTTTGGGGGTGAATGACATTGCAGGTGTGGGTAAGAGTTGCCTTCTTTTGCGTTTCTCTGATGGGTCCTTCACAACCAGCTTTATTACAACCATTGGGTAAGGTGTTTTTAACATTTGTAGTCCCGTTTTTCCGCTCTCCTTTTCATTGTTCTTGTTTAAACTTAAGTCAGTTTTCACCAATATGGACTTTTTCTGTTTTAACAGCATTGATTTCAAGATAAGGACCATTGAGCTTGATGGAAAACGTATTAAATTGCAAATTTGGGATACTGCTGGTCAAGAGCGGTTTCGAACTATTACAACTGGTTAGTAATTTACTCATCATTGAAAATGTTAGAGCTTGATAGATTTCTGTTGGCTTTATACTCAAGAGTATTCTGTATTCTGCCCTCATTTGCAGCTTATTACCGAGGAGCTATGGGTATTTTGCTCGTGTACGACGTCACTGATGAGTCATCTTTTAACAGTAAGATACTATTTCATGCTTTTATTCATTGCAACAGTAAGCTGTGTGTTTTGCTGTGCTTCTATTTGTCGATGAATTGTAACTAATCTTATTTCTTCTTGTTTTTAGATATCAGGAATTGGATTCGTAATATTGAACAACATGCTTCAGACAATGTTAATAAGATTCTTGTGGGCAACAAAGCTGATATGGATGAAAGCAAAAGGGTTTGCTCTCCTCTCTCAATATCTATACGCTATGTGATATGGTGATTGTGAATGTTGTCTTGATTCGTACCCCTTTTTTCAGGCTGTCCCCACCTCGAAGGGTCAAGCTCTTGCTGACGAATATGGCATTAAATTTTTTGAGACAGTGAGTTGTTACTTTTTGCTACTAATGGTGGAACTGGTGAtcagatttattttttactttattaaatTTGCTGAAACGTACTCATCGGTTGCAGAGTGCAAAAACAAATTTGAACGTGGAGGAGGTTTTCTTTTCAATAGCTAGGGATATCAAGCAAAGACTTGCAGATACCGATTCGAGAGTCGAGGTATGTGCCATTGGAATGCTTTTCAACTTTCAGATGAACATGTATGTATTAGTTGTTAGCATCATAGGGAGGGAGAGCCTTATTTACGTACTGTTATTGAACGGTTGCAGCCACAGACAATCAAAATTAACCAACCGGACCAGGCAGGGGGTTCTGCCCAAGCCGCGCCAAAATCATCTTGTTGTGGGTCTTAAGACCGCCAAGCAAATTGGGATTCAAAACGGGTAACTTTAGAAAGCAATCATTCATCCTTTCGGTTGGAAAAAAAACTGATTTTGGTACCAACTATGTCACTGGCGCTTGTATTGCTTTTCTCTTTGtcataattctaaagttagttTGGGTGTGAAAGGTAGACCGAGTATTTTCTTAtcaaattaattacatattattagttcattttcttttcaacttattattaatgttgtttttttttttgttgagctTGGGAAAAGAGTATATAAAAGCCTTTCCTTTTGTGGTATATGATGAGTTGGGAGAAGAGGCATTTTTGAGTGTTTCTCAACTCTGATTTCATTCAATGCATTCCTATGAAGTACTCACTTTATTTTCTTACTTTCAAACTTTTGCAATTGaagattaaaattgattaatccTTAccctttttaataaatatatatatatatatatttataaatatacatataaatgtttAAAATGATCATGTTCAAAGCCTATGCATGTGGCAATATGGGATTGGTTGGGTTCTGCAAAGGCttcaaatataaaacatttttcttaatataacaataaaaaggaaataaaagtcttaatttataaattaagatATTGTTTTGACAAATAATTTAGATAAAAGCTGAAATTGTATGCTAAAGGCAAAAATACACAccattttttaatcacaacacaCACCACTCATTCATTCAATGTAAAATCTTTTCAAGTCTTGTACTTTTTCCAAGTTACTTTTTGAGAAAgttaatgatattttagtattCATATTTCATACTTGTTTGACCAAAGAGACAAGAAAAAGTTACCATTTTGTTTTTATAGTACCCAATGTGTCTCAATTTagcattttaatttaatttaataaaa
Encoded here:
- the LOC133036322 gene encoding ras-related protein RABE1c is translated as MAAPPARARADYDYLIKLLLIGDSGVGKSCLLLRFSDGSFTTSFITTIGIDFKIRTIELDGKRIKLQIWDTAGQERFRTITTAYYRGAMGILLVYDVTDESSFNNIRNWIRNIEQHASDNVNKILVGNKADMDESKRAVPTSKGQALADEYGIKFFETSAKTNLNVEEVFFSIARDIKQRLADTDSRAEPQTIKINQPDQAGGSAQAAQKSSCCGS
- the LOC133036323 gene encoding ras-related protein RABE1c-like, whose translation is MAAPPARARADYDYLIKLLLIGDSGVGKSCLLLRFSDGSFTTSFITTIGIDFKIRTIELDGKRIKLQIWDTAGQERFRTITTAYYRGAMGILLVYDVTDESSFNNIRNWIRNIEQHASDNVNKILVGNKADMDESKRAVPTSKGQALADEYGIKFFETSAKTNLNVEEVFFSIARDIKQRLADTDSRVEPQTIKINQPDQAGGSAQAAPKSSCCGS